The sequence below is a genomic window from Saccopteryx leptura isolate mSacLep1 chromosome 10, mSacLep1_pri_phased_curated, whole genome shotgun sequence.
CAGAGGTCCCGTCTCCCAGGCTTCCAGACATCTGTGTTTGCTGTTCTACCTTCTTGGTCTGTCAAACTGGGAGGAATTTCCTGTCCCAGGAAACTTCCTTGATCTCTCctggtctttctctttcttgcctcCTGTTATACCTTCTCTGTCTGTCTACTATGGTACTGAACTGTATCCTGTCTTCCCAACCAAGTCTGGACTGTGAGAACACATTGATTCATGTTGGTCCCCATGGGGGCCTCTGTGCACAGGAGACCTTGTAAATTTTTGCAAAATAAAGCTGAACTGCAAAGCAAGTAGCTGCTGCTGTTTCTTTCTGCCTGGAGGCCAGTTGTCCCCACAGTCCAGTGCAGGCAGGGCACAGTGGACGGGAACTCCAGAGTCTGACTGCACTTTTGTGACCTACCCAGTGCTCAAAAATTTGGATCAAATGGGGCTTGCCCCACAGGGATCATGCCTTCCCTGTGGCTGGAGTTGTGAAGTATTGCTCTGCTGGCTGGGAGTGTTCCCAGGGTGCATCTCTTAGGGAAGGGGTTGGAGTGTCACAGGCAGTGCCTCGGCAAGGAAGCTGAGAGACCTCTCGATGTCCAGAAGGGGTTATGTGTAGGGACGTGGGGGGAATACCTCAGGCCTAATGCCGAGAGTACGTTGGGGTAGTCTGTCCTCCTCTCATGGCTCACTCCATTTTGATTCACTCCAGGGCTggatgcccctcccccccaatcaATCTGAACCAGTTTCCTCTTGTGTCAGATGGATGGGGGTAATAGAGCTGGCCGCAGCTGGCCAAGATGGAGGAACCAGAATGCAGtgcaggaggaaggagggcaggCTGGCAGACCTGAGTCCAGGGATGGCATGGAGGGACCAAGGAGATGCCCACCCCCATCTCAGCCAGAAGCAGGCCAGAGATTTACTGGCTGGTGGGAAATTCCCCCAGATTTCTCATTGAGTCCAGGAACCCAATACCCTATTCCTTCCTGGAGTGACTATGTTCCCACTCGTGCCTCCAGGGTTAGTGTCCGGCACTCACTTCCTCACAGCTCTGAGGCTGGGTGGGAGGGTACTTTGGGTTCAGCAAGGACAAAGGGCATACGGACTCAGAGGCCTGGAGTCTGAAGGACAGGACCACTTCATCCCAGGCGCCACCTGGACCCACAGGGCTGATCCTGCTGGGACTCACTTCCTgaggtttggggaggggaggctcaGGTCTGGGCTGAGGGATCTTGCCTGGAAAAGGAATGAAGAGACCTGGGAGGAGGCCCTCCAACTCGACCATTCCACATCTGGCTTGGTCTACTCCAAACTCACCTTGCGCAAGGCCTAGTGCCCATGTTTATGGCAAAGTGCATGGTTGGCAAGTGGGTCTGAGACAGAGGCTGCCTGCAGTGGGCCTTGCTACGATGGGGTGTGGATGTTTGTATCACCCCCTGAGAAGCCCTTCAGGGATCCTGGTTGGCAGATGGGCCTGTGACCAGAATACCTGACTCACCCAGAGCTGCTGGATTGTAGCCTCTACCGCCCCACACTACACACCCGTCTCCAGGCCCACAAAACACGCCCACACGAGCCTGGCTTCCCACAAACACCCCAACACAGACGCCGCACTACCACGGACAACACCTGCAGGATCGCGCAGAAGGGCActaaggaggtgggggaaggtggCCCTGGGAACTCAGCGGCAGGGGCTGCCGCCTGAGGGGCCCAAGGGGGCGGGCTAAGAGGCGCAAGCCACCAAGGTCTCGCCCCACTATGCAAAGGGACATGCAGATGCTCCCACCCGATGCCAGGCCTGGACCGTGGGAGCGCGCGAGTGGCATACGGTGGTGATCCCGTGGAGGACTGACGAGTGGGAACACGAGCCGGGAAGAACGACCGGCAGGGGTCCGAAAGACAGGGGCAGTGCAGCTGGGAAAGCTGAGGCCACGCGGAGGGGACAAGTTGCCCTGGAGGTTTCAGGTCCAGGGGGACGCGCGTCCCGACCGTGAGCGGGGCAGGCTGAAACGCTGCGCGCGCGCATACTCGGAGGGGAACAGCTACAAAACTAGGCCAAATTTATTGCCGAGAATGGGAGAGCGGGGTCTGCCTTAGGGATTAAGGCCACAACCCGGTTCCTGTGCTCTGCCGGAACAAGGGTCTTGGGAGGCTGAGCTCCCCTCTCCAGACTGTGCAAAACGTGCTGTGTGGCCGCTAGGGCCAGTTCTGGGTCTCCGGGCCGCCCCTCTGCCGGCGAGGGGCGGGGCTTCCTGGAGTGACACCGCCCACCAATCCCTGAGCTGGGCGGGGTGGGGCACCGCCCACCCCGAGTGCCGCGGACGGCTTCGCTGACTCCTGGGCGGGGCTTCCCGGGTGGAGCCTGCGCCGGGGGCACGGCCTGCGCCGGGGGCACGGCCTGCGCCGGGGGCACGGCCTGCGCCGGGGGCACGGCCTGCGCCGGGGGCACGGCCTGCGCCGGAGCCGGGCGGCTTGTCAGCACGCCTCTTCAGGTTTGTACTCTGTCTCCCCAGAGGACACCTGCGAGATGCGCCGTGAGGATCGCCACAGCTTCCGCGCGAACTGGCTGCTGCGCACCTGGTGGAGGAGGAGCGGGGTGGGGTCAGCCAGGACCATCACTCCCCGCTCCATTCGAGGCCCACGCTGCCCTTTTCCTCACCTCAGAGGGTTGCCCAGCGCCCACCACGATAAGCTTGCCGTCCTCCAGACCCACAAGCACGTGGCTACGCTCCTTGGTCACAGCCACGCTTCGGATGGGCACCTTCATGGGCACGGGAGGCGCGGCCGGGAGCaggctggagagggagggaggggatacATGAACTCGCAACTGCAAGGCAGCTTGGCATCCAGCCAACTGTCTACCCTCATTTGAAGGATGGCTCAGATGAAACCCTGATACATGAAGAGATCTCCCACAAGGGTGTGGCTAAGAGAGAGCAAAGGCAAGATCTCCCCAATGGGAGATGAGGACTCAGGTGACAGGCCATGCAGGATGTGCCCACAGGCATGCAAAGAGGGTGGGGTCCACGGAAGGATGGGGGGCCTCCTAGAATTctctgtcactgaccaccaaccaCCCTGAGGGACCATGAACCCATAAACAGTGGGGCTCACTTGTTCAGGTGGAGGATGTGCAGGGCACACTGGGCTGTGCCCAGGAGAACAAAGTCCTCCGTCACTGCcagggctgtgggctgctctaCCAGGGGTAGTGAAGCCCGCAACCTCCCATTCACGGAGTACAGGTGCAAGGAGTAGGTGACCTGGAAGAAGCAGGAGGTGTCAGCAAGGACAGAATCCCAACCACCCCGGTCTTGGTCTTGACTGGGTGCACCTTTCCCATACCTGAGCCCCCAGACGTTCCTGCGCTGAGCTCTGTACCACAATCTGGCCCTCAGGCCCCAGTGCTAGGTGGGACACAGGTCCAGGCAACATGGCCCCGGGGGGCCGTAGTATTGCCACAAACTGGCCACGGCGTACAGTGTGGATGATCACAGTTCCATCCTGTAGGAAGGCAACTTAGGGTGCTGGGCAGGGGTCTCAGGGTTCCAGGGGCAATGCCCAGCAAACTTGGCCTCCCCTAAGCACAGGCATATATACCTCGGATCCAGACACAGCCATGTCGAGTTCAGTGCTGATGGCCACACAGCTCACTGCAGCCTCGTGCCCGTAGAGGACCTGCATAGGCTTTGATGCCAGCCCTATCGAGAGACCATCCTGTGGGAAGCCAGGGCTGGCTCAGGACTGAGGGCATCCCAATATCCTGGGCCCTGAATGAGAAGGCTAAAGCTCAGAAGAGTGAGGGCATTGTGCAAAGCCAGAGTTGGAGGGTCGTGGAGCCCCAGGCTTGCTCACAGCAGtgggtggaaggggaagagaggagggcaggATTGGAAGCCTATGGAGAGGTACTGCGGGTGGGCTGCGGGTCTGGACTATGGGGGCCCCACAAAGCTGCCCACCCAGCATACCTGCTGCAGCAGCCGCCACACCATGCACGTGGTGTCCCGGGAGCCTGAGATGAGGTAGATGCCACAGGTGTCCAGTGCAAGGCAGGTCACTATGTCTGCACAAGTGGAACAGAGTAGTCACCCCTCTCCTGGCAAGCCTCAGGACACTACCCAGGCCTGCAccaccccagctcccaggccactCATACCAAGATGGCGGTTGAGCTGGTTCAACAGCTTGCCCCGGGGTAGTGCGGTCACTCGAAGGCTGCTGTCCCAGTGGCCGCCACTGAAGAGCAGCTTTCCATCAGGGGCCACTGCCAGGGCTTGCCCACTCACGCCACTATCCGGCACCCATGGGCCATTCAGCAGTCGCTGCATCCTGACCCAGTGAGGGTGATGAAAGGTGAGGCCAGGCCATGTGGGATACACAGGCCCTCAGAGACCTTAGCCAGACCCTACGGCTGGCCAACAGTCTGATGGGGTGGGGATATGCCcacccctgcccacagccctgtcTCTTACTTGGTGGAGTCTTTGATGAAACTGAAGTAGTTGCTTATGTTACGGTCATAGGGCAACCAGCTGTGGGTGCCCAGCAGCCCATTGGCACTCACGGTCACCTGTGAGtaggagggggcagaggagggtTTGGGATAGAGTCTGAGATGGGGTGGAGCTGGGTGGGGTCCTGCCCAGTGCACTTACCAGCAGGTCTGGGGTCATGAAGGAATGGGGCTGCCGATAGGGAACCAGGGCCAGCACCAGGGGCACGCCATCACTGATGACCTGTGACGTGAGACAGAGTGCAGGGCTGGCTGTGGCCGAGAGGCCAGCCGGGACCCCCACCACACTGTCTGTTCCCTAGGGCACCACTCTTTCCTTTGCCCTCAGCCCCCAGGGGTCCCGGGCGAGGTGTCACAGAGGCAGGGGTCCCTCTGAGAAACACACAGGAAACCAGTGGGGCTTTGGGAGGACATCCCAGAGAGTAAGTGAGGAGCTGGGATGGACAAGGAAGATCCTTCCAGAGTCTCAAGCTTGGTCTACCCACCCCATTACTCTATGTCCTCCCAGCCTGCTGGGTGTAGACAGGAAGGTGAGGGACTGTCCAAGGCCAGAGATGCCTTCTGGTCTCCCTACGGCTAGCAGAGAAGGCTAAGGGAGCAACACCTTGTCTTGGCCCTCATGAAGAAGGTACCCCAGCCGCACTCCCACAGTCTTCTCATGTTCACTTCTCTTTCCAAGATGTCTTAATacctttatttaggttttccatcTGCCCCAAAAGGTTGGCAAGGACAGTGGGGTTCAACTCATCTCACAGAGTAAGAAGTGAGGGCCCTGCCTCCTCTCACCTCTGCGAAGAAGGCCTTGAGCTGGTCCAGGTGCTGGAAGATGCTCGGTGAGTTAGTGTCCAGGCGTGCAAGGCGCTGGGCCGCTTCCTCAGCCGAGAGCCGAGCTGGATGCGGCTCCTGTGGGCAAGTGGCCGGTGAGCACCATGGCACAGCTACCCCTGACCACTCACCTCCAAGCTGGTCGTACCTTTAGCAGCTGACAGGGAGTCTGCCCAAAGTTGCTGATGATGCCCTCCAGAGCCTTCCGTTCCCGCTCATCTGCCACATGGTCCAGGTCCACAGCCCCTGGGTGGGCAGGCAGAGCAGTCAGGACTCCCCCCGTGCCCTCTGCACTCTCTGCCCAGCACCCACTTAAGCCCAGGGCACTGCCCACCCTCATAGGTGCAGTAATAGAAGACATTGAGGGCTTCCTCTGCAGCCGGCCCCCGCTGCTTATAGCCAAAGATGAGGTCAATCCACTCGTGCAAGTGGGCAGACACGTACTCCGACTCCTAGGGATAGGAGGGGCGGTCAGTCGGGAACAGATCGCTGACCCCAACCCCAAACCCTTGCCCCAGCGGCCTGCCTGTCCGATGTACTCATGTCCTCACCAGAGCCTGGCGGTGCTGCTGGATGAAGTCCTCAGGGGAGCTGGCCCATGGGGGCAGCACCACATCACCCACCTTCTCATTGCTCAGCTGGAGGCAGCCCAGGTCAAAGCCTGGAACAGAGGACCGCGTCAGCTGTCTTCCCGGCCCCCCGGGCACCCTGGCTCGCGTCGCCACCCCACGCCAGCTCCCACCGTTCTGGTTCTCCAGGAAGTCAGGGAAGTAGAAGAACTCTGGGATGAGCTCCTTCACGTCAGCCAGACTCTCCAGGCGGGCCTGCCAGGCTGCTGCCACCGAGTGGAACTGCCGGTCAGAGCAGTCAAAGCTGGGGGGGCAGAGGCAGAGTGAGCAGGGGGTGGCAGCAGGGGGGGGGAGACAGTATgcagggggggaaggagagacagagggccCAGGGTGTCTGGAGGACCTCCCCCCAACCAGCTACCATCTGCCTGCCACGCCCTGGGCCGCACCGGCCACTCTGCAGCTGGACGTGCAAGGACGTGAAGGGTTCCATGCGGATGAGGTAGTGCATCACGCCTGCTGCATTAGAGTAGTGGGTGCCATAGTGGAACTTGTCAATGGTGCCCGCGGGGTCCTCGAAGCTCTCATACCTGGAGTCACAGTTAGGGTGTCAGCAGAAGTCCCCCCCGTGCCCATCCCGACCTCCGAGCCCCACCTTGTCCACATGCTCACTTCTCCCTCACGAGCTGGGCATGCTTAGGGTTCACCACACCGATGGGCTTGGACaggtcccggaagacagctgggTTGCTGAGGTCCAGGGTTGGGGACACGTAGTCCTGTAGGACCCAGGGGAACTGGCCGCCCACCCGGGCAAGAATTGCATGAGGGTCCTGATGGCCTACTTGCCCACTCTGCCCTGCCTCACCCTCAGGAGGCTGGGCAAGGCCCACAGGTGGGGACCCATCACTTGGAAAGACCACTGGGGAGCAGGACAGACCGTCTGGGACAGGGTTCCCATCAGAGAAAACAGAGGCCAGGAGGGGATGAGAGTGGACCAGGGTATGTGGGGGTGTGGCAGGGAACAGAAGCCAAGTCTCAGGCAGCACCACCCTAAGACAGAGCCCGGGGCTCCCCTCCCATCAGTGCCTACACTTGGGCGAACCAGAGCTGGCAGATCAGAGGGGTGAGTGGGGGTACGGAGTGGGCCCTCACCACAGGGTACTGAGACAAGTCGTTGTAGGTCCGCCCCGCAATGGTGTTGAGTTGCATCAGGTACTCGAAGTTGGATATCTCACGCTGCACCCATTTctgggggggcaggggcaggcaaGAGAGGAGCCAGCTGGGCTATCTGGCACTCCTCCCAACTGCAGGGCCCTGACTCACCCACCCGCCCCTCACACTCCAGGGCTCTCACCTGGGTAAGGCCTGAGGCACGCAGCATCTCCTGCGGGGAGTGGCTGCTGAGGTAGCCTTGGGTCGGGGGTCGCAGGCGCAGGAGCCACGAGTATACCTGGTTCCGTATCTGAgtgtgggatgggatgggataggGCTGAGGCCTAGGGGCTTGGCAAGGCGAGGAGGCTGCAGCCCCACCCACCTTGCACGGGAAGTTGAGGAAGTAGTTGGCCTGATCAATAAAGAAGAGCTCAAGTGCTGAACGGCGCAGGTTGAAACGCCGTAGGTGGACCTCGCGCAGCTGGGCCAGTGGGCGCCGGAAGTCATGGCCAATGCCTGCAGGGGTGAGTAGCAGGTGCAGTAGTCACTCCTCTGGCCCCACCAGACCACAGCCACCTCCGACCATCCCCCCAGCCAGCTTCATCAGAACGCACCATCCTCGGTTTCCACACGTTCAGCGCTGCCATCATAGAAGTATATATGCTGTGTGGTGACCTCCAGCAGCCCTGGGACCACGGCCACCACTGTGACCAGCTGGCATTCAGCTGATAGCACCAGCTTCTCATGCTGCTCGTCCAGTTCCGCTGCCTCCATCCTGGGGGTCAGCACCAACTTCAGGCTCCAGGCTCTGGGACCCTCTTCCCCACAAGCACACTCTCTGAATGCCATCCAGTCAGATGGGCGAGAAGAGTTGCTCAAGGTACAGACTGGCCACAGTTCCTGCCCTTGGGTCTCTGAATGTCTTGCCAGGACACCAACTCATGTCCCCAGCTGCCACTCCCTCAGCCCCTGCCCACTCCCATGGGCCCCCATCCTCGTCTTGTTTGTTTCTCAGTCCTGCTCGAGGACTTCGCCACAAAAGAGCAACTATCTATTCTGCTAGACAGCTCTTCCCAGCCCTCCACTTGATGCGGGACAGTCCTGTCAGGGTGTTTAGCCCTGCAGCAGGAATCCCCCAGCAAGCATGCACACACCGCACAGAGTCCCGGCCACCACCCCAATCAGCTCTGGCCCAGCCCCGCTCACGCAGTCTCCAGTGAAGCCAGTTCATCCTCGCCCAGCTGGTCTTCCTGCAGCTCCTCGGGTAGAGGGCTGACTTTGGCCTCTTTGGTCACTGCTAGAGGGAGCGAGGCCTCCTCCGTGGGAGTCAGGGGGACCTCACCTGCAATGGGCCCAAGGATACTCAGCCAGAACTAGATAGGACAGCATATGAGGTTGGGTGGACCCAACTCAGCACGCCCTCTCACCTAGGTTGTCACGCAGGGCACTGGCTTCCAGATGAGAGTTGAAGTGATGGTTAGGTACCAGCTTCAGACGCATGCGTGAGTATGTCTCGGCGCTGGACATCTTCCACCGGGGCGTGGGCGGGTCCCTGCAGGTAAGTCCAAGGTGATTCCTCCTAGGCTCCCCCCCAAACCGGAAGCTGTCTGGCTTTCcaggtccctccctccctcccaagccCCGCCcctaccccagccccagccccacccacctcagggcccaggccccgCAGGGGCTGGAGAGCTGCCGCCACAGCGCCCCCCAGTGCAGCAGGACCGTGGAGTGCTGCGTTGCCTGCTGCTTCAGCGCAGCCGCATAGCGCAGCCCCTCCAGGCGCGCCCGCCTCTGCGCAGGTTCCAGCACCAGTTCCTGGGGGGTGGAGAGTAGAGCAATGGGTGAGTCCCGCTGGCCCCTTTCTGTCCCAGCCCATCAGGAGTCCTCTGGGGGCATGCGTGGAGCAGCTCCTCGCCCTCCACCCTGGGCGCATACCTGGAAGGCCTGACGACAATGCACCCGCTCCTGCTGCCGCCTCTGCCCACTGCTCATGAGTGTGTCGTAGCAGGAGTTCCAGAAGCCCGACATGAGGTCGTGGCTCTTAGCATAGGTGTCCATTTCGAACTGGGACATGGTGGGCTGCACCTGGAGGATTGGGCAGGGGAACGAAACCAGCGCTCGATGCGGGCTTCCAGCCTTCACTTCCCTTCCCGTGCACCCCCCTACAGGCAGGCACCTGCTTGTCGATGAAGTGACGCCATTCGGGTGTGGCACAAAAGGCCTGGAAGTCCTCGAAGAAGGTGGGGCTGCCGTTGGTGGGTggcagagaaggtagcccccactGCAGCCCCAGTGGCCCGTAGGCACGGTCCAGCAGCGTGCGCACCAGCGGCACCAGCCACGAGCAGCGCTCAGCAGACGTAGCAGCTGTGGTTGGGGGTTCCCCGGCCTCAGTGGCCATCCCACAGGGGGAGGTGTTAAGCGCCCGCGCCAGCGCAGCCTCCAGCTTGGAGAGCACATAGCAGGCCTCCTCCCGGCGCATGGGCACGGCGGTCTGCAGCAGCCCGTGCAGCTTCACATAGGCCTGGGCGTGCAGCTGGGGATGAAAAGGGAGTGTGGGTGGCACCCAGCTGCTCCCAGAGCTCCCTACACCTGCCACACCCCTCCCCTACACCCACCCTGTGCTCACCTGTGGGTCCTCCAATAGGATGTAGCCGAGCACAAGGTGCAGGCCTATCTGTGCCATCTCTCGGAGATCCGCTGTGCCATTGGCCAGGTGTGGCCAGGCTCCCAGGCGGTCAAGCAGGCTACACACACCTTCAAAGAGCTGTCACAAGTATTCCCAGCAGCCATCACGAGATGAGGCCAGAAGcccatggggagggagcaaggtAAGGTGTGGGCTGGGGGCCAGGTCAGGTTTACACATAGAAACAAGTCCATGCTCAGAGACACCGGGTCGACCCATGCAGGACAGCACACGTGTACTCATCCCCCCAAACCAGACACCTGAGGGCTCACAGGAACACGCATGCTCATGTGGCTCACACCTTCTGAGCTGACACACCTTCTCACTCCACAGCTCCTGGTTGCCGTGGCCCTCGGCACACAGGAAGTCCTGCAGCAGCCGCAGCAGCCAGAGCACCTGCTGGGTGAGGCTGGCCAGGACCCCAGCAGGGGCTTCTTTGATGTCGGTCAGGGCTGACTCCAGCATCATCTCCAGGAGgctggggatgggagagggacTCAGGTATCTCCCTGACTGTCTGCTTTACCTGCAGGCTTCCTGGAGGCCCCCACCTTCCCAAGATGCCTGCTCACCTGCGCTTGATGCAGTCTGGGGGACACACAAGTGTGGCTGAGGCCCCCAGCTGGGTGAGCACTGAGAAGACTTGGCCACGCTCCCGCCAAGCGGCCTCGTCACTGCCTTCCACACCCCGCCACGTCACCGAGAACAGCACGTAGGTGAGCAGGTTGCACAGCTCCTCCTCGGGGGTTTGCTGTGGGAGCAGATGGGTGGTGTGAGGGGTGGGTAGGGGACGGCGGGAGTCACGCTGACCCCACACTATCCCTGTTTAGCACCCCTTGCCCACCACTAGTAAGGACACCAGGAAGCAGATCATTCAGTCAACAGACGACCTGGCTCAGAGGCCTGGAAGGATGAGGTATTGCCTGGATTCCAGGGAGAATTAGGGGTTTCAGTGACTCCTAAGACTAGATCGGGCGGTTCACAAATCTATACCTCAGTCCTTACAGGCCTCAAGAACTGTCCTGGAGTTCTCTGGAAGAATACCATAGAATAAGCAGaggcccaccccccaccccagaagcACCAGATAGGACCCTTAGAGCCATCCAGAGGCCCTGTAAAGTCTCTGCTCTATTCTAGGACCCCATTGGCAGCTGCAGCCCCGATGTCAGCCAGGGCTACACTGGCAGAAAGGCTACACTGCCTGCCCCGTGTCCCAGAGGTGTCCTCTGTTAGTGCTGTGCAGTGGCAGAGGGCAGGCCTGCCTCACCTGAGGGTTGCTGGTATTAGAGGTGTCGTCCCCACTGATGGTGGGCTCTGGGAGGCTGCTGTCCTCCAGCACGTTGGAAAGACTAGAGCTGTGGTGGCCGTGGGCAGCAGGGAAGGGCCGGGGCCCATCCAGTGGGGAGGGCGtgccaggctggctggctggagttAGGGTCCCGCTGCTGCCACCGCCACCAGCAGTGTTGCCTGAGCCCACACTGGACCGTTCCAGGCCCAGGTCAAAGGGTGCACAGAATGGGGACAGGGCTTGGTAAAAGGCATCAGGATCAGGGCAGGGGACCTCTGAGGGCAGGAAGACATCCGAAGGTTCAGGTGACTCAGTGGGTGGCTTGGGTAAGGCTGTCTCTGGGGAGGCAGGCGGCTCTGGGGGGAAAGGCAGGGGACTGCCAGCcgtggccgcctccagcacgtaCAGTCGGGTCAGGACATCCTGCCAGCCTGCCTGCTGGGCCAGCATCTGCACTACATCAGGCTGTTTGCAGATGAGGTGGAAGAGCTGCGGGCCAGGGCACAGCAAGTGAGGTACTCGTCCAAGAGATCTGCCACTAGACCCCTGTCCTGGGGTCTTTGCAGAGGAGGCTTCCAGAGACCCCTCACCACCGGCAAATAGTGTGTCAGGGTAGggctccccttccccccactctaCCCAAGCTTTCACCTCCCACACTCACCTTGCGACAGATGTCTAGGCGGACACTGAGGTCAGCCTGGAAGGAGAGCTGCACCACAGCCATGAGATCTGAGAGGCTCAGGCAATCTGGGAGGACAGCCAGAGGAGCCTGAGGGACCGATCCCAGCAGGGGCTGCAGCCCCTTGCTGGCTCAGCCTCGCCCCTCTGTACCAACACCTTCCCGATTCCCGCCTGC
It includes:
- the NBEAL2 gene encoding neurobeachin-like protein 2 isoform X2 — its product is MAASERLYELWLLYYAQKDLGYLQQWLKAFVGAFEKSISLWSLEPRRPEEAGADVPLLPLDVLHVLAEQLDAGDLEQTLLLLKVFIILCRNLENVGAGRGQVLVPRVLALLTRLVAKLKETPAPQEGQGPQLEEVALHALLLCEGLFDPYQTWRRQHSGEVISAKEKSKYKFPSAALPGEFRDFFRESLQNANCLPPTLLLRLVHLFGAVLAGGKENGQVAVSAGSVQGLLGVVQGRGRGPTQDCRLVPLALEALVGAVHVLHTSRTPHRNPELRTLLEGYFRVLNADWPAGPSSGPEEALVTLRVSMLDAIPMMLACEDRPVLQTTFLSNNCFEHLIRLIQNSKVLDQDTDVIAVHVVRVLTCIMSGSPSAKEVFKERIGYPHLYEVLQSHGPPTHRLLQELLNMAVEGDHSAHPPPPIRNEQPVLVLMQWLPALPTAELRLFLAQRLWWLCDSCPASRATCVQAGLVGCLLETLSMGAALGTRCQEQLLALLQALGRVSLRPLELRRLLRPPPGLASGTEGAEAENARHAGAIIRALSGMAQHQGPARALHYFDLTPSMAGIMVPPVQRWPGTGFTFHAWLCLHPTATAPATAHTQPLQRKQLYSFFTSGGSGFEAFFTAAGTLVVAVCTRKEYLTMTLPEVSFADSAWHCVAIVHVPGRRLFSQNLVHVYKDGHLVKTAALRCPSLSEPFSSCCIGSAGHRTTTTTTGLPAPPVPTALAHTHPSLIRSQSVPASTGLGWGSGLAAPLQEGSISSTLAGTQDTRWGSPTSLEGKLGAVAIFHEALQAAALKVLCTLGPNETAPFKPEGELHELGTKLLLHYSPQACRNNICLDLSPGHGLDGRLTGHRVETWDVKDVVNCVGGMGALLPLLERVAAQPQEAEAGPAETHDLVGPELTSGHKSSEERMERNAVAAFLLMLRNLLRGHPVNQDSLVQCQGPAVIGALLRKVPSWAMDMNVLMSAQLLMDQVAAEGSGPLLYLLCQHLLFNFHLWTLSDFAVRVGHIQNMSSIVREHRQKLRKKYGVQFILDALRTHYSPQRERPLAADDLRTMQTFLLGLVREFLARSAPAEDMQVVLSFLAASGDDGQVVGTLDLLLALLQGSSAQDFLAVFLLEPGNLEVLLALLVRPRSLPLLSDRVCEVLRRLQQNERLPERSRQRLRLHECGLQGLVACLPEGTVSLQLFQGLYKLFLGTDCLSLSDLMAVVQLSFQADLSVRLDICRKLFHLICKQPDVVQMLAQQAGWQDVLTRLYVLEAATAGSPLPFPPEPPASPETALPKPPTESPEPSDVFLPSEVPCPDPDAFYQALSPFCAPFDLGLERSSVGSGNTAGGGGSSGTLTPASQPGTPSPLDGPRPFPAAHGHHSSSLSNVLEDSSLPEPTISGDDTSNTSNPQQTPEEELCNLLTYVLFSVTWRGVEGSDEAAWRERGQVFSVLTQLGASATLVCPPDCIKRSLLEMMLESALTDIKEAPAGVLASLTQQVLWLLRLLQDFLCAEGHGNQELWSEKLFEGVCSLLDRLGAWPHLANGTADLREMAQIGLHLVLGYILLEDPQLHAQAYVKLHGLLQTAVPMRREEACYVLSKLEAALARALNTSPCGMATEAGEPPTTAATSAERCSWLVPLVRTLLDRAYGPLGLQWGLPSLPPTNGSPTFFEDFQAFCATPEWRHFIDKQVQPTMSQFEMDTYAKSHDLMSGFWNSCYDTLMSSGQRRQQERVHCRQAFQELVLEPAQRRARLEGLRYAAALKQQATQHSTVLLHWGALWRQLSSPCGAWALRDPPTPRWKMSSAETYSRMRLKLVPNHHFNSHLEASALRDNLGEVPLTPTEEASLPLAVTKEAKVSPLPEELQEDQLGEDELASLETAMEAAELDEQHEKLVLSAECQLVTVVAVVPGLLEVTTQHIYFYDGSAERVETEDGIGHDFRRPLAQLREVHLRRFNLRRSALELFFIDQANYFLNFPCKVGGAAASSPCQAPRPQPYPIPSHTQIRNQVYSWLLRLRPPTQGYLSSHSPQEMLRASGLTQKWVQREISNFEYLMQLNTIAGRTYNDLSQYPVFPWVLQDYVSPTLDLSNPAVFRDLSKPIGVVNPKHAQLVREKYESFEDPAGTIDKFHYGTHYSNAAGVMHYLIRMEPFTSLHVQLQSGRFDCSDRQFHSVAAAWQARLESLADVKELIPEFFYFPDFLENQNGFDLGCLQLSNEKVGDVVLPPWASSPEDFIQQHRQALESEYVSAHLHEWIDLIFGYKQRGPAAEEALNVFYYCTYEGAVDLDHVADERERKALEGIISNFGQTPCQLLKEPHPARLSAEEAAQRLARLDTNSPSIFQHLDQLKAFFAEVISDGVPLVLALVPYRQPHSFMTPDLLVTVSANGLLGTHSWLPYDRNISNYFSFIKDSTKMQRLLNGPWVPDSGVSGQALAVAPDGKLLFSGGHWDSSLRVTALPRGKLLNQLNRHLDIVTCLALDTCGIYLISGSRDTTCMVWRLLQQDGLSIGLASKPMQVLYGHEAAVSCVAISTELDMAVSGSEDGTVIIHTVRRGQFVAILRPPGAMLPGPVSHLALGPEGQIVVQSSAQERLGAQVTYSLHLYSVNGRLRASLPLVEQPTALAVTEDFVLLGTAQCALHILHLNNLLPAAPPVPMKVPIRSVAVTKERSHVLVGLEDGKLIVVGAGQPSEVRSSQFARKLWRSSRRISQVSSGETEYKPEEAC